The Moraxella haemolytica genome window below encodes:
- a CDS encoding flavin reductase family protein, with protein MVSVTDFKDAMAKLATAVHVVTTDGEHGRYGFTASAVASVTDSPPTLLVCMNTSIRFYEDFVKNGVLMVNTLTAKQSHLSNAFASSLSAEERFATASWTTLATGSPLLEEALIGFDCKIREIKEVGTHGILICEIVAIKHGDSNEALTYYERGYHQVAPQTAL; from the coding sequence ATGGTATCTGTAACAGATTTTAAAGATGCGATGGCAAAGCTAGCCACTGCCGTGCATGTCGTAACCACTGATGGCGAACATGGTCGCTACGGCTTTACTGCATCGGCAGTAGCAAGCGTTACCGACTCACCACCCACGCTTCTTGTGTGTATGAATACAAGCATTCGCTTTTATGAGGACTTTGTCAAAAATGGCGTACTGATGGTCAATACGCTAACTGCCAAGCAGTCGCATTTATCCAACGCCTTTGCATCTTCGTTGAGTGCAGAAGAGAGATTTGCTACTGCCAGTTGGACGACTTTGGCAACAGGTTCGCCACTTTTGGAAGAAGCTCTCATTGGTTTTGATTGTAAGATTCGTGAAATTAAGGAAGTAGGCACGCACGGCATCTTGATTTGTGAAATTGTGGCAATCAAGCATGGCGATAGTAATGAGGCGTTAACTTACTATGAGCGTGGATACCATCAAGTTGCCCCACAGACGGCATTATAG
- a CDS encoding sulfite exporter TauE/SafE family protein, whose translation MTASLLLAALAMGFFGSPHCLGMCGGIVTAFGISMRHLSPAKRRLLVATYHLGRLTSYMALGVLATLIGSQLIAPFLTNNAMPRILLGAALIFAALLMLGLPALNRLEKLGLGLWNKLAPVRQKVLPIDSPSKAFLAGILWGFLPCGLVYGALVMAVSISSLHTHALVGATFMLFFGLGSLPMLIATDSILAFLQKTVKKFNLRKFSGALMLISGILVALSPTIMHMMHGHDHTGHGHFVGNHQHHIHNHHTEHSFTEHHHTQDNHSHTQHQNHSSHHTH comes from the coding sequence ATGACAGCTTCTTTATTACTGGCAGCCCTTGCTATGGGCTTTTTTGGTTCGCCACATTGCTTGGGTATGTGTGGTGGTATTGTTACTGCATTTGGCATCTCAATGCGACATCTTTCACCCGCCAAAAGAAGACTTTTGGTTGCCACTTATCATCTTGGCAGACTGACCAGTTATATGGCATTGGGCGTGTTGGCAACGCTTATAGGTAGCCAGCTCATTGCACCATTTTTAACAAATAACGCCATGCCACGAATTTTGCTTGGAGCGGCTCTCATCTTTGCTGCCCTGCTCATGCTTGGCTTACCTGCTTTAAACCGCCTTGAAAAATTAGGTCTAGGACTATGGAACAAACTTGCTCCAGTGCGTCAAAAGGTCTTGCCCATTGATAGTCCTTCTAAGGCATTTTTAGCAGGAATATTGTGGGGGTTTTTGCCTTGTGGTTTAGTGTATGGTGCATTGGTTATGGCGGTCAGCATATCAAGCCTACATACCCATGCTTTGGTTGGTGCGACATTCATGCTATTTTTTGGCTTAGGTTCACTGCCGATGCTTATCGCTACTGATAGCATACTTGCCTTTTTGCAAAAAACGGTAAAAAAATTCAACCTACGCAAGTTCAGTGGTGCATTAATGCTAATATCAGGGATTTTGGTTGCTTTATCGCCCACCATCATGCACATGATGCACGGACACGACCACACTGGGCATGGTCATTTCGTTGGCAACCACCAACATCATATTCACAATCATCACACCGAGCATAGCTTTACTGAACACCATCACACGCAAGACAATCACAGCCATACCCAACATCAAAATCACAGCTCGCATCACACACATTAA
- a CDS encoding methionine synthase: MSKLLLPTSTAGSLPKPAWLAEPEKLWSEWKFSGDELRQAKQDALLVSLAEQAAAGIDIVSDGEQTRQHFVTTFIEHLDGVDFNKRETVRIRNRYDASVPSVVGVVSRPKSVFVEDAKFLRAHTDKLIKWALPGPMTMIDTLYDGHYKSREKLAWEFAKILNDEAKELEAAGVDIIQFDEPAFNVFFDELSDWGVAALERAVEGLNCQTAVHICYGYGIKANTDWKQTLGNEWRQYEESFPLLQKSSIDIISLECQNSKVPMDLIELVRGKKVMVGAIDVATNTVETPEQVADTLRKALQFVDADKLYPSTNCGMAPLSRTVARGKLNALSQGAQIIRTELTANR, translated from the coding sequence ATGAGCAAACTTTTACTCCCTACTTCTACTGCCGGCAGTTTACCAAAACCTGCTTGGCTTGCCGAACCTGAAAAACTATGGTCGGAATGGAAATTCTCAGGCGATGAATTGCGACAAGCCAAGCAAGATGCCTTGTTGGTGTCACTTGCTGAGCAAGCCGCTGCTGGTATTGATATTGTGAGCGATGGTGAGCAGACTCGCCAGCATTTTGTAACGACATTCATCGAACATCTAGACGGTGTGGATTTTAATAAACGAGAGACTGTTCGTATCCGCAATCGTTATGATGCTAGCGTGCCTAGCGTGGTAGGGGTGGTATCACGCCCTAAATCGGTATTTGTGGAAGATGCCAAGTTCTTGCGTGCACATACCGATAAACTCATCAAATGGGCGTTACCTGGTCCGATGACGATGATTGATACGCTGTATGATGGGCATTATAAGAGTCGTGAAAAGTTGGCGTGGGAATTTGCCAAAATCCTAAACGATGAAGCAAAAGAACTAGAAGCAGCAGGCGTGGATATTATCCAGTTTGATGAACCTGCTTTTAATGTGTTTTTTGACGAACTTAGTGATTGGGGTGTGGCAGCTTTAGAGCGAGCAGTAGAGGGTCTAAACTGTCAAACAGCGGTACATATTTGCTATGGCTATGGCATCAAGGCAAATACCGATTGGAAGCAGACGCTAGGCAATGAGTGGCGGCAATACGAAGAGAGCTTCCCGTTACTACAAAAATCAAGCATTGATATCATTTCATTGGAATGTCAAAATTCTAAAGTGCCAATGGACTTGATTGAACTGGTGCGTGGTAAAAAAGTCATGGTGGGGGCGATTGATGTGGCAACCAATACCGTTGAAACACCAGAGCAGGTGGCGGATACTTTGCGTAAAGCTCTACAATTTGTGGATGCAGATAAGCTATATCCTTCTACCAACTGCGGTATGGCTCCTTTGTCTCGCACGGTGGCACGAGGTAAGCTCAACGCCCTTAGTCAAGGAGCACAGATTATCCGTACCGAATTGACAGCGAATCGCTAG
- a CDS encoding C13 family peptidase, which yields MPLSESSLKFESLPGFFASLYSNILAALKMLVGSTRAFSLVKPTFGQFILFLLTASGSNILFGYLSAHESGYFNEQGLISYLIWPVIILVAGIILAKRTMNYSLLFVPVILWLTADTMLVLSQSAIQFLDIKGLLPSSLYGILPNLFMLLFVWQTASLLWIFAKKLHWQWWERLLMIAGAVALLIVWQKNTADQPIFKVKEVVPTLSEQQFYEQSALLEQKLSAIAKGVKGKSEWYFVGVAGYAEQNVFAKEIEQAHQLFEARFGVKDRALMLINNLYTWDTHPIASRTSLAQSLKNIGTKMNPNEDVLFLTLSSHGAVDESGSILGDLVMTNPPLTLDSIDPVWLRGALDASGIRWRVIVVSSCYSGSFIQALSSPTTAIITASRPDRASFGCSNDADMTYFGRAFFAESMREQTTLTGAFSQARRRIGEREALMGFEPSEPQMVMGAMMQIALPELEKTLFDRTNSLSVKLPKFDHLEIVK from the coding sequence TTGCCGTTATCTGAATCATCTTTAAAATTTGAATCCTTACCAGGGTTCTTTGCCAGTCTATATTCTAATATCTTAGCTGCATTAAAAATGCTGGTTGGTAGTACTCGTGCATTTTCGCTGGTTAAGCCAACTTTTGGGCAGTTTATATTATTCTTATTGACAGCTTCAGGGTCAAACATTTTGTTTGGCTACTTGTCGGCACATGAAAGTGGCTATTTTAATGAACAAGGACTCATCAGTTATCTGATTTGGCCAGTCATTATCTTGGTGGCAGGCATCATTTTGGCAAAACGCACGATGAACTATTCGTTATTGTTTGTGCCTGTGATTTTGTGGCTGACTGCTGATACGATGCTTGTGTTATCACAAAGTGCCATCCAATTTTTGGATATTAAGGGTCTGTTGCCATCATCTTTATATGGTATTTTGCCTAATTTATTCATGTTGCTGTTTGTATGGCAGACGGCATCGTTGTTGTGGATTTTTGCCAAAAAGCTACATTGGCAGTGGTGGGAGCGACTGTTGATGATTGCTGGTGCGGTAGCATTACTGATTGTCTGGCAAAAAAACACCGCCGACCAACCGATTTTTAAGGTTAAGGAAGTTGTACCAACGCTAAGTGAGCAGCAGTTCTATGAGCAGTCAGCACTGCTGGAGCAAAAGCTATCTGCCATCGCCAAGGGGGTTAAGGGTAAGAGTGAGTGGTATTTTGTGGGGGTGGCAGGTTATGCAGAACAAAATGTCTTTGCCAAAGAAATTGAACAAGCACATCAGCTGTTTGAAGCTCGTTTTGGGGTAAAAGATCGTGCACTCATGCTGATTAACAACTTGTACACTTGGGATACTCATCCCATCGCCAGTCGCACAAGTTTGGCTCAGTCGCTAAAGAATATCGGCACAAAGATGAATCCTAATGAAGATGTGCTATTTTTGACATTAAGTTCACATGGGGCGGTTGATGAATCAGGTAGTATATTGGGGGATTTGGTGATGACTAACCCTCCTTTGACGCTTGACTCCATTGATCCTGTGTGGCTTCGTGGAGCACTTGATGCATCAGGTATTCGCTGGCGTGTTATTGTGGTGTCATCGTGCTATTCAGGGTCGTTCATTCAGGCTTTATCAAGTCCGACTACCGCCATCATTACCGCCAGCCGACCTGATCGTGCATCTTTTGGTTGTAGCAATGACGCTGACATGACTTATTTTGGTCGAGCATTTTTTGCAGAGAGTATGCGTGAACAAACGACGTTAACTGGAGCATTCTCTCAGGCTCGTCGCCGTATTGGCGAGCGAGAAGCACTCATGGGATTTGAGCCATCTGAACCGCAAATGGTGATGGGAGCGATGATGCAAATCGCTTTACCTGAGCTTGAAAAAACATTGTTTGATCGCACCAATAGCCTAAGTGTAAAGTTGCCTAAGTTTGATCACCTAGAGATTGTTAAATAA
- a CDS encoding protein adenylyltransferase SelO family protein: MKYHHHYLTLDPILYHRQAALPLENPLLVHFNHDLYERIFDIPFDALDWQGIIGGDNNAFADEFCPLAMVYAGHQFGQWAGQLGDGRGLLLTQVINKDGKLTDLHLKGSGRTPFSRFGDGRAMVDSTVREYLGGHALSSLGIKSSNALGFVVSDTLIARIQMVKAASLLRVNDCHVRFGHFEWIAAYQPKLFSEFTYEMLATYYPHLPKNDLDEFLKQVCQNTAKLIAHWQLIGFSHGVMNTDNLNITGSTLDFGPFGMMERFNPTWINNHSDHHGRYTYQNQPTIGHWNLQKWLSCFALLSIKQETMMASLDSYQETFYHTYNEGICKKLGLPHRQDSVNLAYEFVSLLKTYELDYTNSFRALIALVDNMPSPHEQALLDTLTAEIDAQDGQTSWMDWTTRYIQLIEHTTNKTDATCLMKQTNPVYILRNSMAQDAIDAVLAGDFGEIGRLFQLLKTPFTVQDIAKPSDTLPTQQHDMLPISCMS, translated from the coding sequence ATGAAATACCATCATCATTATCTCACTCTAGACCCCATCTTATACCACAGGCAAGCCGCCCTACCGCTAGAAAATCCCTTACTGGTGCATTTTAATCATGACTTGTATGAGCGTATTTTTGATATTCCCTTTGACGCACTTGATTGGCAAGGCATCATTGGTGGAGATAATAATGCTTTTGCTGATGAGTTTTGTCCATTGGCGATGGTTTATGCAGGACATCAGTTTGGACAATGGGCAGGACAGCTTGGCGATGGACGAGGTCTATTACTCACTCAAGTTATTAATAAAGATGGCAAACTCACCGACCTGCACTTAAAGGGTTCAGGACGCACGCCTTTTTCTCGCTTTGGTGATGGGCGAGCGATGGTCGATAGTACCGTGCGTGAGTATCTAGGCGGTCATGCCCTATCTAGCCTAGGCATCAAAAGTTCAAACGCTTTAGGTTTTGTTGTCTCAGACACGCTGATTGCTCGCATACAGATGGTCAAAGCCGCAAGCCTGCTACGAGTCAATGATTGCCATGTGCGTTTTGGGCATTTTGAATGGATTGCAGCATACCAGCCTAAGCTATTTAGCGAATTTACCTACGAGATGCTTGCAACTTATTATCCACATTTACCCAAAAATGACCTTGATGAATTTTTAAAACAGGTTTGTCAAAATACCGCCAAGCTCATCGCCCATTGGCAGCTTATCGGCTTTAGTCATGGTGTGATGAACACAGACAACCTAAACATTACAGGCTCAACACTAGACTTTGGTCCTTTTGGCATGATGGAGCGGTTTAACCCAACTTGGATCAATAACCACTCCGACCATCATGGTCGCTATACCTATCAAAACCAACCAACCATTGGGCATTGGAATTTACAAAAATGGCTATCTTGCTTTGCCTTGCTGTCAATAAAACAAGAAACCATGATGGCAAGCCTGGATAGTTACCAAGAGACTTTTTATCATACTTATAATGAAGGGATATGCAAAAAATTAGGACTGCCTCATCGCCAAGACAGCGTCAATCTTGCCTATGAATTTGTAAGTCTCTTAAAAACTTATGAACTTGATTATACCAACAGTTTTCGGGCACTCATTGCCCTAGTGGATAATATGCCATCGCCACACGAGCAAGCACTATTAGACACACTCACAGCAGAGATAGACGCTCAAGATGGTCAAACTTCATGGATGGATTGGACGACAAGATACATACAGCTCATCGAACACACCACAAATAAAACAGATGCCACCTGTCTTATGAAACAAACCAATCCTGTGTACATACTTAGAAATAGTATGGCACAAGACGCAATAGATGCCGTGCTAGCAGGGGATTTTGGCGAGATTGGGCGGTTATTTCAGCTACTAAAGACACCATTTACGGTGCAAGATATTGCCAAACCCAGTGATACACTGCCCACACAACAGCACGATATGCTACCCATCAGCTGTATGTCTTGA
- the tsaD gene encoding tRNA (adenosine(37)-N6)-threonylcarbamoyltransferase complex transferase subunit TsaD produces MKVLGLETSCDETGLAIYDSQMNDGKGGVLAQVLYSQIELHATYGGVVPELASRDHIRKLVPLFHDLLEQANISKHKISAIAYTKGPGLIGALMTGALFGRTLAYGLGVPAIGVHHMEGHLLAPLLGDDVAFPFVCLLVSGGHTMLVRADGVGQYEVLGESIDDAAGECFDKAAKMLNLPYPGGPNIAQLAVGGDKNAYELPRPMLGKGLDFSFSGMKTAIHNVIKDTPNADKDPVVRANIAASFEFAVVDTLVKKCIKALKQTGLKRLVIAGGVSANSELRLNLEKQLAKIHATVHYAPKELCTDNGAMIAYAGYCRLQMGQSDGLSVSCVPRWDMQSLAV; encoded by the coding sequence ATGAAAGTATTGGGGCTTGAGACATCTTGTGATGAGACAGGGCTTGCGATTTATGATAGCCAAATGAATGATGGAAAGGGCGGTGTACTCGCTCAAGTGCTGTATAGCCAGATTGAACTGCATGCTACTTATGGTGGCGTTGTACCTGAGCTTGCTAGCCGAGACCATATTCGTAAACTTGTACCGCTTTTTCATGATTTGTTGGAGCAGGCGAATATCTCAAAGCACAAGATTAGTGCTATCGCCTATACCAAAGGTCCAGGATTGATTGGTGCTTTGATGACAGGAGCGTTGTTTGGGCGGACGCTTGCTTATGGGCTTGGCGTGCCCGCCATTGGTGTGCATCACATGGAAGGACATCTGTTAGCACCTTTGTTGGGTGATGATGTGGCATTTCCTTTTGTCTGTTTGTTGGTTTCAGGTGGGCATACCATGCTTGTGCGAGCAGATGGGGTGGGTCAATATGAAGTTTTGGGTGAATCTATTGACGATGCAGCAGGCGAGTGCTTTGATAAAGCAGCAAAGATGCTAAATCTGCCTTATCCGGGCGGTCCAAATATCGCACAACTGGCGGTCGGTGGGGATAAGAATGCCTATGAGCTACCACGCCCCATGTTGGGCAAAGGACTTGATTTTTCATTCAGTGGCATGAAAACTGCCATTCATAATGTCATCAAAGACACGCCAAATGCCGATAAGGACCCTGTGGTTCGTGCCAATATTGCAGCAAGTTTTGAGTTTGCAGTTGTTGATACACTGGTTAAAAAATGTATTAAGGCATTAAAGCAGACAGGACTAAAACGCCTTGTTATTGCAGGTGGTGTGTCCGCCAACAGTGAACTTCGATTAAATCTAGAAAAACAGCTCGCCAAAATTCATGCCACCGTGCATTATGCACCAAAAGAGCTATGTACGGATAATGGAGCGATGATTGCTTATGCAGGATACTGCCGTTTACAGATGGGGCAGAGTGATGGACTATCGGTTTCGTGTGTGCCCAGATGGGATATGCAAAGTTTGGCAGTCTAG
- a CDS encoding DUF1852 domain-containing protein: MTTQFKCQVHTLEFDENYEPASSTRLTTNFANLARGENRKQNLQNAINMIDNRFNDLANWDNPNGDRYSVKLDIVSIDIDVAGKGEFFSGLEWLKTSVIDHKTGKTIDGIIGNSFSSFVRDYDFSVLLRGYNEGKSEFSVPAGYGDLHGKLFKLMVNSPEYQAQFKKPPVLCLSVATTRTYHRTTNAHPILGVEYVQNDYSLTDEYFAKMGLKVRYFMPPNSVAPYAFYFDENADLLNDYTNLELISTIATMEAFQKIYRPEIYNANSVAGQVYKGSLTYQDYSLTQVEYDRVERTELAIKQGKLAEEQFIKPYKEILDAWLNEK; encoded by the coding sequence ATGACAACACAATTTAAATGCCAAGTTCATACCCTTGAATTTGATGAAAATTATGAACCAGCCAGTAGTACTCGCTTAACCACTAACTTTGCCAACTTGGCTCGAGGCGAGAACCGCAAGCAAAACTTACAAAATGCCATTAACATGATTGACAATCGTTTTAATGATTTGGCAAATTGGGACAATCCTAATGGCGACCGCTACTCAGTAAAGCTAGACATTGTGTCTATTGATATTGATGTGGCAGGTAAGGGCGAGTTCTTCTCAGGTCTTGAATGGCTAAAAACTTCAGTGATTGACCATAAGACTGGCAAAACCATCGATGGCATCATCGGTAATAGCTTCTCATCTTTTGTGCGTGATTATGATTTTAGCGTGTTGCTTCGTGGATATAACGAAGGCAAGAGTGAGTTTAGCGTACCAGCAGGTTATGGCGATTTGCATGGCAAATTGTTCAAACTCATGGTAAACTCGCCAGAATACCAAGCTCAATTCAAAAAACCACCCGTCTTGTGCTTAAGCGTGGCAACCACCAGAACTTACCACAGAACAACCAACGCTCACCCAATTTTAGGTGTGGAATATGTGCAAAATGACTATTCATTGACTGATGAATACTTTGCCAAGATGGGCTTAAAGGTTCGCTACTTCATGCCGCCTAATTCGGTTGCACCGTATGCGTTTTATTTTGATGAAAATGCTGATTTGCTCAATGATTATACCAACCTTGAACTAATCAGTACGATTGCCACAATGGAAGCTTTCCAAAAAATCTATCGCCCAGAGATTTATAATGCTAACTCGGTGGCAGGGCAGGTGTATAAAGGTAGCTTGACTTATCAAGACTACTCACTGACCCAAGTTGAATATGACCGTGTGGAGCGTACCGAGCTTGCCATCAAGCAGGGTAAGCTTGCAGAAGAGCAGTTCATCAAGCCCTATAAAGAGATTTTGGATGCTTGGTTAAATGAAAAATAA
- the ccoS gene encoding cbb3-type cytochrome oxidase assembly protein CcoS translates to MPSIYLLIPLSLILFIVAIWAIWYAVKSNQFEDLDNAPEQIILDDRQARRKSLANNPNNHVN, encoded by the coding sequence ATGCCTAGTATCTACTTGCTCATTCCTTTAAGTCTTATCTTGTTCATTGTGGCGATTTGGGCGATTTGGTACGCTGTGAAATCCAATCAGTTTGAAGACCTAGACAACGCACCAGAACAGATTATCTTAGATGACAGGCAAGCACGCCGAAAATCCCTAGCCAACAATCCAAACAACCATGTAAATTAA
- the gdhA gene encoding NADP-specific glutamate dehydrogenase produces MTIQATIAKIEQNYAHQPEFIQAVKEVAMTIEKVYGDNPKYEALQVFERLCEPDRIISFRVNWENDKGEIQVNRGWRVQFSNAIGPYKGGIRFHPTVTEGTLKFLGFEQIFKNALTGLPMGGAKGGSDFDPKGKSEAEIRRFCYAFMRELHKNVGKDMDVPAGDIGVGGREVNYMFAMYKNLTREFEGVLTGKGVGHGGSLIRTEATGYGLVYFLDNMLKVNNDSLEGKTVLVSGAGNVAQYAAEKCLHLGGKVITFSDSKGTLVDKDGFTQEKIDWVKAHKENGKALADYVSEFGGEWLEGQKPWQFDAEVALPCATQNEVNADNAKALVKHGVKYVGEGANMPLTAEAIDIVRDNGIAYAPGKAANAGGVAVSGLEMSQNSVRKYKSFEDLDLELQKIMKNIHESAKAAAEEYGTTEGAIDYMTGANVAGFTQVANALVAYGYL; encoded by the coding sequence ATGACTATTCAAGCTACTATCGCTAAAATTGAGCAAAACTACGCTCATCAGCCAGAATTTATCCAAGCTGTTAAAGAAGTTGCCATGACTATCGAGAAGGTCTATGGCGATAACCCAAAATACGAAGCCTTGCAGGTATTTGAACGCCTATGTGAGCCTGATCGTATCATCTCATTCCGTGTAAACTGGGAAAACGATAAGGGTGAGATTCAAGTAAACCGTGGCTGGCGTGTACAGTTTAGCAATGCCATCGGTCCTTATAAAGGCGGTATCCGTTTCCACCCGACCGTAACCGAAGGCACTCTAAAATTCTTAGGTTTTGAGCAAATTTTCAAAAATGCCCTAACTGGTTTGCCAATGGGTGGTGCTAAGGGTGGTTCAGACTTTGACCCTAAAGGCAAGAGCGAGGCTGAGATCCGCCGTTTTTGCTACGCATTCATGCGTGAGCTTCATAAAAATGTCGGCAAAGATATGGATGTGCCTGCAGGCGATATCGGTGTGGGCGGTCGTGAAGTGAACTATATGTTTGCGATGTACAAAAACCTAACTCGTGAGTTTGAGGGGGTGCTAACTGGTAAAGGCGTAGGTCATGGTGGTTCGCTCATTCGTACTGAGGCGACAGGTTATGGACTTGTTTACTTCCTTGATAATATGCTAAAAGTCAACAACGATAGCCTAGAAGGCAAAACCGTCCTAGTATCAGGTGCGGGTAATGTGGCACAGTACGCTGCCGAAAAATGCCTACACTTGGGTGGTAAAGTCATCACTTTCTCTGACTCAAAAGGCACGCTCGTTGATAAAGATGGCTTCACCCAAGAGAAGATTGACTGGGTTAAAGCTCACAAAGAAAATGGCAAAGCTTTGGCTGACTATGTATCAGAGTTTGGTGGCGAGTGGTTAGAAGGTCAAAAGCCTTGGCAGTTTGATGCTGAAGTGGCTCTGCCTTGTGCCACCCAAAACGAAGTTAATGCTGACAATGCCAAAGCCCTTGTGAAGCATGGCGTCAAATATGTTGGCGAAGGTGCAAATATGCCACTGACAGCCGAAGCGATTGATATTGTGCGTGACAATGGCATCGCTTATGCTCCTGGTAAAGCTGCCAATGCTGGCGGTGTGGCGGTATCTGGTCTTGAGATGAGCCAAAACTCAGTGCGTAAGTACAAGTCTTTTGAGGATTTGGATTTGGAACTTCAAAAAATCATGAAAAATATTCATGAAAGTGCCAAGGCTGCTGCTGAAGAGTACGGCACAACCGAAGGTGCGATTGACTATATGACAGGTGCTAATGTGGCAGGCTTTACCCAAGTTGCCAATGCACTTGTGGCTTACGGTTATCTATAA